Proteins encoded by one window of Halosolutus amylolyticus:
- a CDS encoding inorganic phosphate transporter, with amino-acid sequence MVALSFAVLVGTAILTCLFMAWVLGANSNSPPFAPAIGANAISTMRAAFVIGLLAAAGALLQGGSISETIGADLIDGVAITPLAATAGLLTAATFMAIGIYTRYPIPAAFATTGAMVGVGLSLGGDPAMATYRRLGTFWLLVPFMSGGLAYATAVTLRRDDVPEAIGVPLLAGIVGAIVANVRLGVIPDPDADQGTLARFVSRQIGGGPELAAGIDVGTVLVTIGVGALAFAWIRRRVLASVEGGIRTFLLALGGIVAFSSGGSQVGLATGPLENLFRIELGLPGITLLAIGATGILAGAWMGAPRLLQATSREYAQLGLRRSIAALVPGFVIAQLAIALGIPISLNNIILSGVIGGGLAAGSAGVSRRKIGFTVTFWLLTLGSSIVVGYGLYRVLAIAIGG; translated from the coding sequence ATGGTCGCACTGTCGTTCGCCGTGCTCGTCGGGACCGCAATTCTGACCTGTCTGTTCATGGCATGGGTGCTGGGTGCAAACAGCAACTCGCCGCCGTTCGCGCCGGCGATCGGGGCGAACGCCATCTCGACGATGCGGGCGGCGTTCGTGATCGGCCTGCTCGCGGCGGCGGGGGCGCTCTTGCAGGGCGGGAGTATCTCCGAGACCATCGGCGCGGATCTCATCGACGGCGTCGCGATCACCCCGCTCGCGGCCACCGCCGGTCTGCTGACCGCGGCGACGTTCATGGCGATCGGTATCTACACGCGATACCCGATTCCGGCGGCGTTCGCGACCACGGGCGCGATGGTGGGCGTCGGGCTTTCGCTCGGCGGCGACCCGGCGATGGCGACCTACCGGCGACTCGGCACCTTCTGGCTGCTCGTTCCGTTCATGTCCGGCGGCCTGGCGTACGCGACCGCGGTCACCCTGCGCCGCGACGACGTCCCCGAGGCGATCGGCGTCCCGCTTCTCGCAGGCATCGTCGGCGCGATCGTGGCGAACGTCAGGCTCGGCGTGATCCCGGATCCCGACGCCGACCAGGGGACGCTCGCGCGGTTCGTCTCCCGCCAGATCGGCGGCGGCCCGGAACTGGCCGCCGGGATCGACGTCGGGACGGTCCTCGTGACGATCGGCGTCGGCGCGCTCGCGTTCGCCTGGATCCGCAGACGCGTCCTCGCCTCGGTGGAGGGCGGGATCCGGACGTTCCTGCTCGCCCTCGGCGGCATCGTCGCCTTCTCGTCGGGCGGCTCGCAGGTCGGGCTCGCGACCGGCCCGCTCGAGAACCTGTTCCGGATCGAACTCGGCCTCCCCGGAATCACCCTGCTCGCGATCGGGGCCACGGGCATCCTCGCCGGCGCGTGGATGGGCGCGCCGCGACTCCTGCAGGCGACCTCCCGGGAGTACGCCCAGCTTGGCCTGCGCCGATCGATCGCGGCGCTCGTGCCGGGCTTCGTCATCGCGCAGCTGGCGATCGCGCTCGGGATCCCGATCTCGCTCAACAACATCATCCTCTCGGGGGTCATCGGCGGCGGGCTGGCCGCGGGATCGGCCGGCGTCTCCCGGCGCAAGATCGGGTTCACGGTCACGTTCTGGCTGCTGACGCTCGGGAGTTCGATCGTCGTCGGCTACGGCCTCTACCGGGTGCTCGCGATCGCGATCGGCGGCTGA
- a CDS encoding class I SAM-dependent methyltransferase yields the protein MTVDRQRPIESRETADPLGRAMLAFQRGAPGRLRYRDGADTQDGRVEEFYFEPPKEWDDDWVALLSRLADREPTLDIGCGAGQHALWWQERDVDVTAIDASPGAVAAASERGVENPLEMDMFDLAFDRDRFGAVLCVGTQLGLGGSLAGISDLLAEFARVTDGGALAVVDNYDPTRLDDDFFGYRPDPRPGIAHRCFHFEFEREATDGDGSSDREIGPTLHFLLCSPDRLAEATIGTPWEVRSVHRDDGAYYRAVLDKRDSKPEA from the coding sequence ATGACAGTCGACCGTCAGCGACCGATCGAATCGCGCGAGACCGCCGATCCGCTCGGACGAGCCATGCTGGCGTTCCAGCGGGGAGCGCCCGGACGCCTGCGCTACCGCGACGGGGCGGACACACAGGACGGCCGCGTCGAGGAGTTCTACTTCGAACCCCCAAAAGAGTGGGACGACGACTGGGTCGCTCTGCTGTCGCGGCTGGCCGACAGGGAGCCGACTCTCGACATTGGCTGTGGCGCCGGCCAGCACGCACTGTGGTGGCAAGAGCGCGACGTCGACGTAACGGCGATCGACGCGAGTCCGGGCGCCGTCGCGGCCGCGAGCGAACGCGGCGTCGAGAATCCCCTGGAGATGGACATGTTCGACCTCGCGTTCGATCGGGACCGGTTCGGGGCGGTCCTCTGCGTCGGAACGCAACTCGGTCTCGGCGGGTCGCTGGCGGGAATCAGCGATCTGCTCGCCGAGTTCGCCCGCGTCACCGACGGTGGAGCGCTAGCCGTCGTCGACAACTACGACCCGACGCGGCTGGACGACGACTTCTTCGGCTACCGACCGGATCCCCGGCCGGGGATCGCCCACCGGTGTTTCCACTTCGAGTTCGAACGGGAGGCTACGGACGGCGACGGAAGTTCCGACCGCGAAATCGGCCCCACGCTTCACTTCCTCCTCTGTTCCCCCGATCGACTCGCGGAGGCGACGATCGGGACGCCGTGGGAGGTGCGATCGGTCCACCGGGACGACGGCGCGTACTACCGGGCGGTCCTCGACAAACGGGACTCCAAACCGGAAGCGTAG
- a CDS encoding ferredoxin, whose protein sequence is MKVEFDEDTCIGMFQCVAEWDAFQKDKSRGKAVLEDSEEVEDGVFVREVPEDAELDAKFAARSCPVDAIRIYDDDGEQLIP, encoded by the coding sequence ATGAAAGTCGAATTCGACGAGGACACCTGCATCGGGATGTTCCAGTGCGTCGCAGAGTGGGACGCCTTCCAGAAGGACAAGTCGCGCGGGAAAGCGGTCCTCGAGGACAGTGAGGAGGTCGAGGACGGGGTCTTCGTCCGCGAGGTGCCCGAGGACGCCGAACTCGACGCGAAGTTCGCCGCCCGATCGTGTCCCGTCGACGCGATCAGGATCTACGACGACGACGGCGAGCAGTTGATCCCGTAA
- a CDS encoding nucleoside 2-deoxyribosyltransferase: protein MEIFFSGSIRGGRSDVDIYAALIDLLERHGEVLTEHVEAEETAQGLSDADIHEQDVAWLRQADVVVAEVTTPSLGVGYELGRAVQWEKPVLCLYRPDGDHDLSAMIRGNDAVTVEEYRDPATLEPVLASFVDEHR from the coding sequence ATGGAGATCTTTTTCAGCGGCTCCATCAGGGGTGGCCGGTCGGACGTCGACATCTACGCGGCCCTCATCGATCTCCTCGAGCGACACGGCGAGGTACTCACCGAACACGTCGAGGCCGAAGAGACGGCCCAGGGGCTCTCCGATGCCGACATTCACGAGCAGGACGTCGCCTGGCTCCGGCAGGCCGACGTCGTCGTGGCCGAGGTGACGACGCCCAGTCTCGGCGTCGGCTACGAACTCGGGCGAGCGGTCCAGTGGGAGAAACCGGTGCTCTGTCTCTACCGGCCCGACGGGGACCACGACCTCTCCGCCATGATCCGGGGCAACGACGCGGTGACCGTCGAGGAGTACCGCGACCCCGCGACCCTCGAACCCGTCCTCGCGTCGTTCGTCGACGAACACCGATAA
- the mdh gene encoding malate dehydrogenase, protein MTKVSVVGAAGTVGAAAGYNIALRDVADELVFVDIPDKEDDTIGQAADTNHGVAYDSNTTIRQGGYEDTAGSDVVVITAGIPRQPGQTRIDLAGDNAPIMEDIGSSLAEHNDDFITVTTSNPVDLLNRHLYETGDRAREKVIGFGGRLDSARFRYVISQRFDAPVQNVDATILGEHGDAQVPVFSKVRVDGQDLSFDEDEKEELLSELQTSAMNVIEKKGATEWGPATGVGHMVEAILRDTGEVLPGSVALEGEYGHEDTAFGVPVKLGSNGVEEIVEWDLTEFERNQLGEAAEKLSEQYDKIS, encoded by the coding sequence ATGACGAAAGTTAGCGTGGTCGGCGCGGCCGGCACGGTCGGGGCCGCCGCAGGCTACAACATCGCGCTTCGGGACGTGGCAGACGAACTCGTGTTCGTCGACATTCCGGACAAGGAAGACGACACGATCGGCCAGGCTGCCGACACCAACCACGGGGTAGCCTACGACTCGAACACGACGATCCGACAGGGCGGCTACGAGGACACCGCCGGCTCGGACGTGGTCGTCATCACGGCCGGCATCCCGCGCCAGCCCGGCCAGACGCGGATCGACCTCGCGGGCGACAACGCGCCCATCATGGAGGACATCGGCTCCTCGCTCGCCGAGCACAACGACGACTTCATCACCGTCACCACGTCGAACCCGGTCGACCTGCTGAACCGCCACCTCTACGAGACGGGCGATCGGGCCCGCGAGAAGGTGATCGGGTTCGGCGGCCGACTCGACTCCGCCAGGTTCCGCTACGTCATCTCCCAGCGCTTCGACGCGCCGGTCCAGAACGTCGACGCGACGATCCTCGGCGAACACGGCGACGCCCAGGTCCCCGTCTTCTCCAAGGTGCGCGTCGACGGGCAGGACCTCTCGTTTGACGAGGACGAGAAGGAGGAACTCCTCTCGGAACTCCAGACCTCCGCGATGAACGTCATCGAGAAGAAGGGCGCGACCGAGTGGGGGCCGGCGACCGGCGTCGGGCACATGGTCGAGGCCATCCTCCGGGACACGGGCGAAGTCCTGCCCGGCAGCGTCGCACTCGAGGGCGAGTACGGCCACGAGGACACCGCCTTCGGCGTCCCGGTGAAGCTGGGTTCGAACGGCGTCGAGGAGATCGTCGAGTGGGACCTGACCGAGTTCGAGCGCAACCAGCTCGGCGAGGCCGCCGAGAAGCTCTCGGAGCAGTACGACAAGATTTCGTAG
- a CDS encoding MFS transporter has translation MHRNDRAIARFAMLGHATFHWYELTIPLFVVVWLDAFDVSPAVLGTVVAVGYALVGVGALPSGALADAYGSRRLVLLSMAGMSGGFVLVGLAPTVPVLGLALVVWGAAASLYHPAGLSLITRGSERQGTVLAYHGVAGNVGTAIGPLVAALLLTVFDWRLVAGLFVLPTVVGILVAARLDFDERAAVDPGSESVRPDAGDRLSRVVARTRLLFVGGFLVVFAIAILAGTYYRGLFTFLPDVLAGLPVFEPVEVAGETFEPSQYVYAGLLLIGAAGQFVGGTVSDRRSPERAIVVAFAALLAVTALFPFVTSAGLVATIAVCAALGFVVFAEVPIHQALIGEYVPAEIQGLSFGYTYLGVFGIGAAGASIAGIALTYGGPTLLFAALATLPATALVLAGVLLTRS, from the coding sequence ATGCATCGGAACGATCGCGCGATCGCCCGATTCGCCATGCTCGGGCACGCGACGTTCCACTGGTACGAACTCACGATCCCGCTCTTCGTGGTGGTCTGGCTGGACGCGTTCGACGTCTCGCCGGCCGTCCTGGGAACGGTGGTCGCGGTGGGGTACGCGCTCGTCGGCGTCGGTGCGCTCCCGAGCGGCGCGCTCGCGGACGCGTACGGGTCGCGACGGCTCGTCCTCCTCTCGATGGCCGGGATGAGTGGCGGGTTCGTGCTCGTCGGTCTCGCCCCGACGGTCCCGGTTCTGGGACTCGCGCTGGTGGTCTGGGGGGCCGCGGCGAGCCTCTACCACCCGGCAGGACTCTCGCTCATCACCCGCGGTTCGGAACGACAGGGAACCGTCCTCGCGTACCACGGCGTCGCGGGCAACGTCGGGACCGCGATCGGGCCCCTCGTTGCGGCGCTCCTGCTCACGGTCTTCGACTGGCGACTCGTCGCCGGTCTGTTCGTCCTCCCGACCGTCGTCGGCATCCTCGTCGCCGCCCGACTCGATTTCGACGAACGGGCGGCAGTCGATCCCGGGAGCGAATCTGTGCGGCCGGACGCCGGCGATCGACTTTCCAGGGTTGTCGCCCGGACCCGACTGCTGTTCGTCGGCGGCTTCCTCGTCGTGTTCGCCATCGCGATCCTCGCGGGCACGTACTACCGTGGCCTGTTCACGTTCCTGCCGGACGTCCTCGCCGGACTCCCGGTCTTCGAACCCGTCGAGGTCGCGGGCGAGACGTTCGAACCGAGCCAATACGTCTACGCGGGGCTGTTACTGATCGGGGCTGCCGGCCAGTTCGTCGGGGGTACGGTGAGCGACAGGCGATCGCCGGAGCGAGCGATCGTCGTCGCGTTCGCCGCGTTGCTGGCCGTCACGGCTCTGTTCCCGTTCGTCACGTCGGCCGGACTGGTCGCGACGATCGCCGTCTGTGCGGCGCTCGGCTTCGTCGTCTTCGCGGAGGTGCCGATCCACCAGGCGCTCATCGGCGAGTACGTTCCGGCGGAGATCCAGGGGCTCTCCTTCGGCTACACCTACCTCGGCGTCTTCGGAATCGGTGCCGCGGGGGCCTCGATCGCCGGGATCGCCCTCACCTACGGCGGCCCGACCCTGCTGTTCGCCGCACTCGCGACGCTCCCCGCAACCGCGCTCGTCCTCGCGGGCGTCCTCCTCACCCGATCGTAG
- a CDS encoding TIGR00725 family protein: protein MRVSVIGGGTITDEETDVAAAVGRELGSRGHTVVCGGRGGTMEAVCRGAKAAGGSTIGILPSDRPDEANDYVDTAIATGLGHARNALVPLNGDAVIALAGGHGTLTEIGFAGIYDRPIVGLGTHDVPGVETVETPAAAVDAVEDAVRS, encoded by the coding sequence ATGCGCGTCAGCGTCATCGGCGGCGGCACGATCACGGACGAGGAGACCGACGTCGCGGCGGCAGTCGGCCGCGAACTCGGGTCCCGGGGCCACACGGTCGTCTGCGGCGGCCGCGGCGGGACGATGGAAGCGGTCTGTCGCGGCGCCAAAGCCGCGGGCGGGTCGACGATCGGAATTCTCCCGAGCGATCGCCCGGACGAGGCGAACGACTACGTCGACACGGCCATCGCGACCGGTCTCGGCCACGCTCGCAACGCGCTCGTCCCGCTGAACGGCGACGCGGTCATCGCGCTCGCCGGAGGTCACGGGACGCTCACCGAAATCGGCTTCGCGGGCATCTACGATCGACCGATCGTCGGGCTGGGAACCCACGACGTACCCGGCGTCGAGACAGTCGAGACGCCCGCGGCGGCCGTCGACGCGGTGGAGGACGCGGTCCGTAGCTGA
- a CDS encoding GNAT family N-acetyltransferase, with the protein MTDRDEGSYTIREELPDPETFAALREAAGMTSRSIEGIERGLPNSLYGVIAVHDPTGEVVGMGRIVGDDGTVYQISDMAVRPDHQRQGLGSRIMDHLESYVEETAPPGAYVNLVADVDGFYERFGFEETRPASKGMYRRVECDDGADR; encoded by the coding sequence ATGACCGATCGCGACGAGGGCTCGTACACGATCCGCGAGGAACTCCCCGACCCGGAGACGTTCGCCGCGCTCCGCGAGGCGGCCGGGATGACGTCCCGATCGATCGAGGGAATCGAACGGGGCCTCCCGAACTCGCTCTACGGCGTGATCGCGGTCCACGACCCGACCGGCGAGGTGGTCGGCATGGGCCGGATCGTCGGCGACGACGGTACCGTCTATCAGATTTCGGATATGGCCGTCCGTCCGGATCACCAGCGGCAGGGACTCGGGAGCCGGATCATGGACCACCTCGAATCGTACGTCGAGGAGACGGCTCCGCCGGGCGCGTACGTCAACCTCGTGGCCGACGTCGACGGCTTCTACGAGCGATTCGGCTTCGAGGAGACCCGGCCCGCCTCGAAGGGGATGTATCGCCGAGTGGAGTGCGACGACGGGGCCGATCGGTAG
- a CDS encoding Sjogren's syndrome/scleroderma autoantigen 1 family protein: MSDFDKEAEREKLREKYERDKAEREATQRMSDLLLKGATMTNTHCGTCGDPLFQQDGTTFCPSCHGNPDAVEGTDLEAQPAEESAGGDATDEADAAESGDETATAIDRGDGEPGDSASETAGDGRPESARDGTSPAGEATRGFDSNATAIDEPGDGEETTSRSPAETGREARTPSRRDSSGRESSARSAREGTAPSRRSSPARESPAGDLDAAHASLVAALEKFAAEAAEADDPRYARECLEAAREASETLDVLR, translated from the coding sequence ATGAGCGACTTCGACAAGGAAGCCGAGCGCGAGAAACTTCGCGAGAAGTACGAGCGCGACAAGGCCGAACGGGAGGCTACCCAGCGGATGAGCGATCTCTTGCTCAAGGGGGCCACGATGACGAACACCCACTGTGGCACCTGTGGTGACCCGCTTTTCCAGCAGGACGGCACGACGTTCTGTCCGAGCTGTCACGGCAACCCCGACGCCGTCGAGGGGACGGACCTCGAGGCCCAGCCGGCCGAGGAGTCCGCCGGCGGCGACGCGACCGACGAGGCTGACGCCGCCGAATCCGGCGACGAGACCGCTACAGCGATCGATCGCGGCGACGGCGAACCCGGCGACTCGGCCTCCGAAACCGCTGGCGACGGCCGACCTGAATCGGCCCGGGACGGAACGTCACCGGCCGGGGAAGCGACGCGGGGGTTCGATTCGAACGCGACGGCCATCGACGAACCGGGCGACGGCGAGGAGACGACGTCCCGATCGCCGGCGGAGACGGGCCGCGAGGCCCGGACGCCGTCGCGGCGCGATTCGTCCGGGCGTGAGTCGTCGGCCCGATCGGCCCGCGAGGGGACCGCACCGTCGCGTCGATCGTCCCCGGCGCGGGAGTCGCCCGCGGGCGATCTCGACGCCGCCCACGCCTCGCTCGTCGCCGCCCTCGAGAAGTTCGCCGCCGAGGCGGCCGAGGCGGACGATCCGCGCTACGCGAGGGAGTGTCTCGAGGCCGCGCGCGAGGCGAGCGAGACGCTCGACGTGCTTCGGTGA